One part of the Patescibacteria group bacterium genome encodes these proteins:
- a CDS encoding AAA family ATPase, whose translation MAKIISIVNQKGGVGKTTTAVNLGAYLSYLGKNVLLVDIDPQANATSGLGIDHKNLEHGVYEALLGQKLVTDVVKRTVQNNYHVAPATLSLAGAGVELVSLDDREFRLARILEEVKNEYDYIIIDGPPSLGLLTVNSLVASDEVLIPIQSEYFALEGLSQLLETIALVQNNLKPNLGIMGAVITMFDRRNKLSEAVMEELYKYFPNRIFRSVIPRSVRLAEAPSYGRSILHYDPKSKGGRAYENLAREILGLARD comes from the coding sequence ATGGCCAAAATAATTTCTATCGTCAACCAAAAGGGCGGGGTGGGAAAAACGACCACTGCCGTCAATCTCGGCGCCTATTTATCATATCTAGGCAAGAATGTTTTGTTAGTCGATATCGATCCCCAGGCTAATGCGACTTCCGGTTTAGGAATTGATCACAAGAATCTAGAGCATGGCGTCTATGAAGCCCTTTTAGGGCAGAAACTTGTCACCGATGTCGTCAAGCGGACCGTCCAGAACAACTATCATGTCGCCCCGGCCACCCTGTCTCTGGCCGGTGCCGGCGTAGAACTCGTCAGCTTGGATGATCGGGAATTCCGTTTAGCTCGGATCTTAGAGGAAGTGAAAAATGAGTACGATTACATCATTATCGATGGTCCGCCATCTCTTGGTCTTTTGACAGTTAATAGCCTAGTAGCTTCAGATGAAGTCTTGATACCGATCCAGAGCGAATATTTCGCCTTAGAAGGCCTAAGCCAGCTGCTAGAAACAATCGCCTTAGTGCAGAATAATCTTAAGCCCAATCTCGGTATTATGGGGGCAGTGATTACCATGTTCGACCGCCGCAATAAATTATCCGAAGCAGTCATGGAGGAGCTATATAAATATTTTCCTAATCGGATTTTCCGTTCGGTTATCCCGCGCAGCGTCCGCCTAGCTGAAGCGCCCAGTTATGGCCGTTCGATCTTGCATTATGATCCGAAATCCAAAGGCGGCCGCGCCTATGAAAATCTGGCGCGTGAAATTTTGGGTTTAGCCCGTGATTAA